The following proteins are encoded in a genomic region of Primulina huaijiensis isolate GDHJ02 chromosome 3, ASM1229523v2, whole genome shotgun sequence:
- the LOC140972493 gene encoding uncharacterized protein — translation MPPRRVIDRPRGAESEADETQNRYEDRGPPPPPSPPDMHTQMMAGMTQFFAQFTGNNAAAVARSPRPEAICERFMRMNPKEFTGTSDPMVAEGWIKSLEVTFRFMELEDVDRVRCATYLFGGDTRLWWEGASVALDLATLSWTRFREVFFSKYFTDDVRSRLTREFMNLRHGDMTVTEVAGPTTYEVAVSRALTVEQDQRDIENDRQGKRPFQAPHRPPQQQQHKRPFHDPSRSRGQQQQQGRVVPRRQEYSVCARCTRRHTGACMYGSGKCFKCGGTGHLLKDCPQGTLPNQGRVFALHAAEANPVTMLLTGRIFIGGASTNALIDSGATHSFISETFANSIEVKTIGLDVAYSVVIPSGEEMAATSVVRDIDLEIHGNIVYADLIMLPMPEFDIILGMDWLHKNRARMLMHRGCRAFIATIISVPEVPSQLVADVPVVRDFSYVFLDDVSCRPPVREVEFLIDLMPGTVPISKAPYRLAPS, via the exons atgcctcctagacgagttATTGACCGCCCGAGGGGTGCTGAAAGCGAGGCTGATGAGACTCAGAACCGTTATGAGGATAGAGGTCCACCGCCACCTCCTTCACCACCTGATATGCATACCCAGATGATGGcgggtatgactcagttcttcgcacagttcacggggaacaatgctgcagCGGTAGCTAGGTCGCCTAGACCCGAGGCTATatgtgagcggttcatgaggATGAACCCAAAGGAGTTCACTGGGACGTCTGATCCCATggttgctgagggatggattaagtccctagAGGTTACTTTCAGATTTATGGAGCTGGAGGATGTTGACAGGGTCCGCTGTGCGACCTATCTTTTTGGAGGAGACACACGTCTATGGTGGGAGGGCGCATCTGTAGCTCTGGATCTAGCTACTCTCAGTTGGACGCGCTTTAGAGAGGTGTTCTTCTCTAAGTATTTTACTGATGACGTGCGTtcgaggttgaccagggagtttatgaacCTGAGACATGgtgacatgactgttacgga GGTTGCTGGCCCTACGACATATGAGGTTGCTGTCTCTAGAGCTCTTACAGTAGAGCAGGATCAGAGAGATATCGAGAATGACCGCCAGGGTAAGCGGCCATTTCAAGCGCCCCACcgccctcctcagcagcagcagcataagaggcctttccatgacCCATCGAGGAGcagagggcagcagcagcagcagggacgtgtggtCCCGAGGAGGCAGGAGTACTCGGTCTGTGCCAGGTGCACACGCCGCCATACCGGAGCTTGCatgtatggctctgggaagtgttTCAAGTGTGGCGGTACTGGCCATTTGCTGAAGGATTGTCCTCAGGGGACATTGCCTAATCAGGGCAGAGTGTTTgcactccatgcagcggaggcgAACCCAGTGACTATGCTtttgacag gaagAATATTTATTGGTGGAGCTTCAACGAACGCCTTGattgattcaggggccactcattcattcatatctgagaccTTTGCGAATTCCATCGAGGTCAAGACGATTGGATTGGATGTGGCGTATTCTGTGGTTATTCCATCTGGCGAGGAGATGGCGGCGACTAGCGtagtccgagacatagacctcgagatTCATGGAAATATTGTCTATGCGGATTTGATCAtgctgccgatgccagagttcgatattatccttgggatggattggctacaCAAGAACAGA GCTAGGATGCTCATGCATAGGGGTTGTCGAGCATTCATTGCGACTATTATATCTGTTCCTGAGGTACCCAGTCAGTTAGTtgcagatgtcccagttgtcagggaTTTTTCATACGTTTTTCTCGATGACGTCTCTTGTAGACCACCGGTACGAGAGGTTGAGTTTTTgatcgatcttatgccaggtaccgtgCCTATCTCTAAGGCGCCTTACAGATTAGCACCGTCATAG